Proteins from one Ignavibacteria bacterium genomic window:
- a CDS encoding electron transfer flavoprotein subunit beta/FixA family protein, giving the protein MKIVVCVNHVPDTETKVKVGADGKLLDPTGINWMLSPYDEFGIEEGLRLKEKNGGEVIAISLGGDANKETLRKSLAMGVDKAVLLKDASVRDSFAVGKALADVCKEISPDIILFGKMSIDYYDEQVPGIVAELLGMSSVSVVVKMEIADGKVICEREIEGGHEKVETELPCVISAQKGLNEPRYPSLKGIMAAKSKPIEEKVPVAIANRVEVLEMRKPADKGAGKILGSDEAAVNELVRLLHEEAKII; this is encoded by the coding sequence CGGAAACAAAAGTAAAAGTCGGAGCGGATGGAAAATTGCTCGACCCGACCGGCATAAATTGGATGTTAAGTCCGTATGACGAGTTTGGTATTGAAGAAGGATTGCGTTTGAAAGAAAAAAATGGTGGCGAAGTTATAGCAATTTCTCTCGGCGGCGACGCGAATAAAGAAACGCTTCGCAAATCGCTTGCAATGGGAGTGGATAAAGCAGTGTTGCTGAAAGATGCTTCCGTGCGCGATTCGTTTGCGGTGGGAAAAGCATTAGCCGATGTGTGCAAAGAAATTTCTCCCGACATTATTTTATTCGGGAAAATGTCCATTGATTATTACGATGAGCAAGTTCCGGGGATTGTTGCAGAACTTCTCGGAATGTCATCGGTTTCAGTTGTTGTAAAAATGGAAATCGCCGATGGTAAAGTAATTTGTGAAAGAGAAATTGAAGGCGGACACGAAAAAGTTGAAACAGAACTTCCCTGTGTTATTTCCGCGCAGAAAGGATTAAACGAACCTCGTTATCCTTCGTTGAAAGGAATTATGGCGGCGAAATCCAAACCGATTGAAGAGAAAGTTCCGGTAGCAATTGCAAATCGCGTTGAAGTTTTGGAAATGCGAAAACCCGCTGACAAAGGAGCAGGAAAAATTCTCGGCTCGGATGAAGCCGCGGTGAATGAATTAGTGAGATTGTTGCACGAAGAAGCAAAGATAATTTAA